The following DNA comes from Gemmatimonadota bacterium.
TGGGATGGAAGACGAAAGCGGCCCCCGCCTCCTCGACCAGGATGCGCTCGGCCCGGCGGATGATTTCCGTCCGTCTTCCTGGATCCAGTTCCTGGTCTGCCGCGTCCAGCAACGCCTCGAATTCCGCGTGTTCGAAATCGTGTCGGCTGCGCCCACGCGTTCCGGGACGCCAGATCATGTCCAGCATGTTCTTGGGATCCCGGTAGTCCCCGAAGAAGGGTACCATCCCCAGGTCGATGTTCCAGTTGAACATGTAGTTGGTAAATACCGGGTAGTCGGCGCTGCGGAACGTGATGCCGATGCCCAGGTGCTCCCGAAGCATGCCCTGGACCACCTCGGCGACCATCCGGATATCGGGTCTCGGCTGCCTCAGCCACATCTCCATCACCGGAAACCCGCGGCCGCCGGGATAACCGGCCTCTGCCAGCAACTTCCGCGCCTTTTCCGGATCGAAGTCCTGGTAGGCTCTGTAGTCGTCGTGGGCGTCGAAGGTGACCGGCAGCATGGAATAGGCGGGAACGGCGGCACCGTGCAGGACTACGCGGCAGATCGTTTCCCGGTCGATGGTCCGGGCGATGGCGCGCCGGACCCGGGCATCGTCAAAGGGCGGATTCCGTGTATTGAAGAAGATGTACCATGTCCCGTCGGTCGGGTTGGAAACGAGTTCCGAGCTCAATTCCGGATCGCGCTGCACACGGATCAGCTCGTTGGCCTGTACCTCGGCGAATCCCACCTCGTCGTTTTCGTAAGGGAGCAGGTTGGCCGTGGACGGATGGCGGAAGACGCGGTGAATCTTCTCCACGTAACCCTTGATGGGGCCGTCGTAATAGGGATTGAGCTCGAAGTTCATGTGGCTGCCGTGCTTCCATTCCGTCAGCCTGTAGCTCGAATTGGTCACGCAGTTCCCTTCCTCGGTCCACCGGGGTCCGTACTTTTCCACCTGCCACCGGGGCACCGGCATGGAGGTGGGGACGGAGAGAATGAGTCCTAGGTACGGCGCCGGATGGGTGGTTTCGAAGGTCAGCGTATGGTCGTCGACGGCCCGGACGCCCAGCATTTCCGGGTCGGCGTTCGCGGTCTGGCTGTAGGCCGTCGCACCCACGATGTCGCTGTAGAACGCAGCGTATGGATTGGCCGTCTCGTAGGAAAGGGACCTGCGGAACGTATAGACGAAGTCGTGGGCGGTGACGGGCCTGCCGTCGCTCCACCTCCCCGTTTCGCGCAGATAGAAGGTCCAGGTCCTGCCGTCGGGAGAGACCTCCCAGCGATCGGCCGCCGCCGGGATGAGATCGCCGTTCTCGTCCTTGGCGACCAGGGTCTCGAAGAGGAACTCGTTCCACTGCCCCACGTAGAGGTTGACGCTGACGTCCAGGCTGCGCGGCTCGTCCCGCATGAACCGGTAGGTCTGGAACTCCAGCGGCGCCGCATCGGGCGGCATCTGCTTGCCGATGGTGTTGAAGACGGGGTCGGTGTCCTGCGGGGTAAGCGGGATGGCTTCGGCCAGAAGCATGCCTGCGCATGCCAGCAGGGAGGTTGCCAGGATGGCCGGATAGCGCCGGCCGGTCGATCTTCCCGTCGATCTTTCGGCCGATCCTCTGGTCGATCCACCCGCCAGTCCTCGGGTCGGCCGCAGTTTCGATTTCATGACGTGGCCTGTGCTCCTTTTCCATCTCCAATGGACCACTGTTCGCCGACAAGCGACACGGCCATCCGAAGCGCCTCGCCCAGGTTGCCCGCGTCGGCAATGCCCTTGCCCGCGATATCGAAGGCCGTGCCGTGATCCACGGAGGTTCGGATGATCGGCAGGCCGAGGGTTACGTTCACGGTGCGGTCGAAGGCGATGGCCTTGACCGGAATGTGTCCCTGGTCGTGGTACATGCCGATGATCCCGTCGAAGTCGCCCTTCCGGGCCCGCATGAATACGGTGTCCGGCGGCAGGGGACCCGTGATCCGCCAACCCCGGGCACCGGCTTTCTCACGCGCTTTTTCGATGGCGGGCGCGATGATGCGGATCTCCTCGTCCCCGAAGAGTCCGCCCTCGCCCGCATGGGGATTCAGTCCGCATACGGCGATCCGCGGCGCCGCCACGCCCATGCCGGCCAGCGCGTTGCCGACCAGGTCCAGGGTGATGCGTATTTCATCTTCGGACAGGCGGTCGATGGCGTCTCGCAGGGAGACGTGAGTCGTCGCGTGGGAGACCAGGATCCCGTCGAAGGCCAGCGCGAGCCGGAATCGTTTCGTTCCCGTGATTTCGGCCAGCAGTTCGGTATGGCCGGCGTAGGCGTATCCGGCCAGGCTCATGGCCGCCTTGTTCATCGGCGCGGTGACCAGGGCGGCGATGTCGCCTGCCATGGCCATGCGGGCGGCCCGCTTCACGGATTCCACGGCAAGGCGACCGGCTTCGGACTGCACACGACCCGGCACCAGGCTATCGATTGCCACTTCCGCTTCCTGCGCATTCATGACATCAATCGCGCCGTGACGGAACAGGCCCGCATCGGGATGTTCGATCGGATGGACGTCGAGACATGGTCCGGGACTACGGTCGCCCTGGCCTTCTTCGTCGCCGGAAGGGTCATGCCCTTCGTCGTTGCCATGGCCTTCGTCGTTATCGGAGGCGCAGGCCCGGACCAGCGGCAGGACCCGGCGGATGACTTCATCATGCCCGATGACCAGCGGCCGGCACAATTCGTAGATCCATTCCTGCGACAGGATCTTCACGATGACCTCCGGTCCCACGCCGTTCGGATCGCCCAGGGTGATCCCGATGACCGGGCGTTCATCTGTACCGGTTCCATTGCGGTTGCCCGATGCCCGCTTGCCATAGGGTCTGGTGGTGCCACCGCTACGTGGAGAGAGGCGT
Coding sequences within:
- a CDS encoding peptide ABC transporter substrate-binding protein; its protein translation is MKSKLRPTRGLAGGSTRGSAERSTGRSTGRRYPAILATSLLACAGMLLAEAIPLTPQDTDPVFNTIGKQMPPDAAPLEFQTYRFMRDEPRSLDVSVNLYVGQWNEFLFETLVAKDENGDLIPAAADRWEVSPDGRTWTFYLRETGRWSDGRPVTAHDFVYTFRRSLSYETANPYAAFYSDIVGATAYSQTANADPEMLGVRAVDDHTLTFETTHPAPYLGLILSVPTSMPVPRWQVEKYGPRWTEEGNCVTNSSYRLTEWKHGSHMNFELNPYYDGPIKGYVEKIHRVFRHPSTANLLPYENDEVGFAEVQANELIRVQRDPELSSELVSNPTDGTWYIFFNTRNPPFDDARVRRAIARTIDRETICRVVLHGAAVPAYSMLPVTFDAHDDYRAYQDFDPEKARKLLAEAGYPGGRGFPVMEMWLRQPRPDIRMVAEVVQGMLREHLGIGITFRSADYPVFTNYMFNWNIDLGMVPFFGDYRDPKNMLDMIWRPGTRGRSRHDFEHAEFEALLDAADQELDPGRRTEIIRRAERILVEEAGAAFVFHPMANHLFKPWLRGLKTNRFGGRTVIFTDLYIGEDFPGAR